In one Umezawaea sp. Da 62-37 genomic region, the following are encoded:
- a CDS encoding NAD(P)/FAD-dependent oxidoreductase, with protein sequence MSTDVDVVVCGAGVAGLAAAHALGGLGLRVLVLDKQREIRAVPKGELLQPGATDVLADWGVADELAADGALRLSGLVARDPHGAPLMTMDYGALPTERPWLLVHDYHVILGALSRTLPASVELRRGVLVRGLVRDEHGRTTGVRTDGGNLTAALVVAADGVSSRLRRDAGIEIARADYAHRLAAFELADQAPGEHVSTYATPRGLAMRYSLPGGRARLYVQVGPDELRGVDAGAAGGWIDGLVRDVPAFAPLREDVDRAWSTRQVLPVGRALAASLTADGVVLIGESAHAVHPAAGQGMNSSILDAASLASRLRALDGDLAPDLLAPRLREWSTERRRALTHVGTTSHNATRMISDLSPFIRVLGRRALRMTGGNRRLRYTIMHNMAGLGQHPLTPLDRLHQLGVLPDPRGGRLPGWARSR encoded by the coding sequence GTGAGCACCGACGTGGACGTGGTGGTGTGCGGGGCGGGGGTCGCCGGGCTCGCGGCGGCGCACGCGCTGGGCGGGCTCGGCCTGCGCGTGCTGGTGCTGGACAAGCAGCGCGAGATCAGAGCGGTGCCGAAGGGCGAGCTGCTGCAACCCGGCGCGACGGACGTGCTCGCGGACTGGGGGGTGGCCGACGAACTGGCCGCCGACGGCGCCCTGCGCCTGTCGGGCCTGGTGGCGCGCGACCCGCACGGCGCGCCGCTGATGACGATGGACTACGGGGCGCTGCCCACCGAGCGGCCGTGGCTGCTGGTCCACGACTACCACGTGATCCTGGGCGCGCTGAGCCGCACGCTGCCCGCATCGGTCGAGTTGCGGCGCGGGGTGCTGGTGCGGGGACTCGTGCGCGACGAGCACGGTCGCACGACGGGTGTGCGCACGGACGGCGGCAACCTGACGGCGGCGCTGGTCGTGGCGGCCGACGGGGTGTCGTCCCGGTTGCGCCGCGACGCGGGGATCGAGATCGCCCGCGCCGACTACGCGCACCGGCTGGCGGCGTTCGAGCTGGCCGACCAGGCGCCGGGCGAGCACGTGTCCACCTACGCGACCCCGCGCGGCCTGGCGATGCGGTACTCGTTGCCCGGCGGGCGGGCGCGGCTGTACGTGCAGGTCGGGCCGGACGAGCTGCGGGGTGTGGACGCGGGTGCCGCGGGCGGCTGGATCGACGGCTTGGTGCGCGACGTCCCGGCGTTCGCCCCGCTGCGCGAGGACGTCGACCGCGCCTGGTCGACGCGGCAGGTGCTACCGGTGGGCCGGGCGCTGGCCGCGTCGCTGACCGCCGACGGGGTGGTGCTGATCGGGGAGAGCGCGCACGCCGTGCACCCGGCGGCGGGCCAGGGCATGAACAGCTCGATCCTGGACGCCGCGAGCCTGGCCTCGCGGTTGCGCGCGCTCGACGGCGACCTGGCACCGGACCTGCTGGCACCGCGGCTGCGCGAGTGGAGCACCGAGCGCAGGCGGGCGCTGACGCACGTCGGGACGACCAGCCACAACGCCACCCGCATGATCAGCGACCTGTCGCCGTTCATCCGGGTGCTCGGTCGCCGCGCGCTGCGCATGACCGGCGGCAACCGGCGGCTGCGCTACACGATCATGCACAACATGGCCGGGCTGGGACAGCACCCGCTGACCCCGTTGGACCGCCTGCACCAGCTCGGCGTGCTGCCCGACCCGAGGGGCGGGCGGCTGCCGGGTTGGGCGCGGTCGCGGTGA
- a CDS encoding PHB depolymerase family esterase, with the protein MKVKLSLLLVAVTSLVVGGLAITAPPPASAASLTEITNFGDNPGGMRMHVYAPDSRPANPAIVVAMHGCGGSGPAFYSGSEFASLADRLGYVVIYPSAQQEAGFGKCFDTWSAAAKRRGGGSDPVSIISMVDYVERTYGGDPSRVFATGSSSGGMMTNHMLALYPDVFKAGAAFMGVPFDCFANAADYPPSGKCTGNGGANRTPQQWGDAVRQANPGYTGTRPRIQLWHGTSDTLVPYALLQEAIEQWTDVFGLSQTPTSTDTPRSGWNRRRYTDTSGTTLVEAYSIQGAGHTLPTTGMAAQAVAFFGLDGPGTPTTTTTTTTTTAPPATGACKVSSKVTAWSTGLTESITITNTGSTAINGWSLAFSLPGGQSITSGWSATYSPSSGAVTARNAVYNATIPANRSIDIGFQASHSGNTATPSAFTLNGSACSTA; encoded by the coding sequence ATGAAGGTCAAGCTCAGCCTGCTGCTCGTCGCCGTCACGTCGCTGGTCGTCGGCGGCCTCGCCATCACCGCTCCCCCACCCGCTTCCGCGGCGTCGTTGACCGAGATCACGAACTTCGGCGACAACCCCGGCGGGATGCGGATGCACGTCTACGCACCGGATTCCCGCCCGGCCAACCCCGCGATCGTGGTCGCCATGCACGGTTGCGGCGGTTCGGGCCCCGCCTTCTACTCCGGCAGCGAGTTCGCCTCGCTCGCCGACCGGCTCGGGTACGTCGTCATCTACCCCAGCGCCCAGCAGGAAGCCGGGTTCGGCAAGTGCTTCGACACCTGGTCCGCCGCCGCCAAGCGCCGCGGTGGCGGCAGCGACCCGGTCTCCATCATCTCGATGGTGGACTACGTCGAGCGGACCTACGGCGGTGACCCGAGCCGGGTCTTCGCCACCGGGTCCTCCTCCGGCGGCATGATGACCAACCACATGCTCGCCCTCTACCCGGACGTGTTCAAAGCGGGCGCGGCGTTCATGGGCGTGCCCTTCGACTGCTTCGCCAACGCCGCGGACTACCCGCCCAGCGGCAAGTGCACCGGCAACGGAGGCGCCAACCGCACCCCGCAGCAGTGGGGCGACGCGGTCCGGCAGGCCAACCCCGGCTACACCGGAACCCGCCCGCGCATCCAGCTGTGGCACGGCACCAGCGACACCCTCGTGCCCTACGCGCTGCTGCAAGAAGCCATCGAGCAGTGGACCGACGTGTTCGGCCTGAGCCAGACCCCGACGTCCACCGACACCCCCCGATCCGGCTGGAACCGGCGCCGCTACACCGACACCTCCGGCACCACCCTGGTCGAGGCCTACAGCATCCAGGGCGCGGGCCACACCCTCCCGACCACCGGCATGGCGGCACAGGCCGTCGCCTTCTTCGGCCTCGACGGCCCCGGCACCCCCACCACGACGACCACCACCACGACCACGACGGCGCCGCCCGCCACCGGCGCGTGCAAGGTCTCGAGCAAAGTCACCGCCTGGAGCACCGGCCTGACCGAGAGCATCACCATCACCAACACCGGGAGCACCGCGATCAACGGCTGGTCCCTGGCGTTCTCCCTGCCCGGCGGGCAGTCCATCACCTCCGGCTGGAGCGCCACCTACTCACCGTCCTCAGGGGCGGTCACGGCGCGCAACGCGGTCTACAACGCCACCATCCCCGCCAACCGCTCGATCGACATCGGCTTCCAGGCGAGCCACAGCGGCAACACCGCCACACCCTCCGCCTTCACCCTCAACGGCTCGGCCTGCTCCACCGCCTGA
- a CDS encoding UbiA family prenyltransferase, with product MATWRRTVEAHVQTWRPYTLPYPGVVGLAGASVVGGAPEPRHLVAAVVIPVLVWLGGHYLGDWLDRDLDAIDKPQRPIPSGRLSPRAAVGSAVVCEVCAAAVAVAVGWRVLVLLVVGVVGIAAYSRLCKGRGISGNLVRGALTSLAVLAGASCVPGGHPWTAVPFAVVFLLHDAASNLVGAVRDVEGDEAGGYRSVPVRRGVAYGARLAQTLYGLALVAAVASVPLPLPDRTSYLVLLVVATAIGAWVFGGLLTQGDGITRESALRAHKVLVAERLVLACAVTAAGAGAPFAVAVLLPIVAFSVITQNAMRTRHEIPPPGLRKATAS from the coding sequence GTGGCGACCTGGCGGCGGACCGTCGAGGCGCACGTCCAGACGTGGCGGCCGTACACGCTGCCCTACCCCGGTGTCGTCGGGTTGGCGGGCGCGTCCGTCGTGGGTGGCGCCCCCGAGCCGCGGCACCTGGTCGCGGCCGTGGTGATCCCGGTGCTGGTCTGGCTGGGCGGGCACTACCTGGGTGACTGGCTCGACCGCGACCTGGACGCGATCGACAAACCGCAGCGGCCCATCCCGTCGGGGCGGCTCAGTCCGCGCGCCGCGGTGGGCTCGGCGGTGGTGTGCGAGGTCTGCGCCGCGGCGGTGGCGGTGGCCGTGGGCTGGCGGGTGCTGGTGCTGCTCGTGGTCGGCGTGGTCGGGATCGCCGCCTACAGTCGCCTGTGCAAGGGGCGCGGCATCTCCGGCAACCTGGTGCGCGGCGCGCTGACCTCGCTGGCCGTGCTCGCGGGCGCCTCCTGCGTGCCCGGCGGTCATCCGTGGACGGCGGTGCCGTTCGCGGTGGTGTTCCTGCTGCACGACGCCGCGTCCAACCTGGTCGGCGCCGTGCGGGACGTGGAGGGCGACGAGGCTGGCGGTTACCGGTCGGTGCCGGTGCGGCGCGGTGTCGCCTACGGCGCGCGCCTGGCCCAGACCCTTTACGGCTTGGCGCTGGTCGCGGCCGTGGCGTCCGTGCCCCTGCCGCTGCCCGACCGCACGTCCTACCTGGTGCTGCTGGTGGTGGCCACCGCGATCGGCGCGTGGGTGTTCGGCGGGCTGCTGACCCAGGGCGACGGCATCACCCGCGAGTCGGCGTTGCGCGCCCACAAGGTCCTGGTGGCCGAACGGCTCGTGCTGGCGTGCGCGGTGACGGCCGCCGGCGCGGGGGCGCCGTTCGCGGTGGCGGTGCTGCTGCCGATCGTCGCGTTCAGCGTGATCACCCAGAACGCCATGCGCACCAGGCACGAGATCCCACCGCCCGGACTGCGGAAGGCGACCGCCTCATGA
- a CDS encoding methyltransferase: MTAQDELAKMIDLATPFAVRVAVTLHLPESIDGGTTGLADLAAAAGADPDALRRLLNHLTSIGFLAEPEPGTYALTDVSRVLLGEDHSAARRWLDSEGPGAKMDLAFAGMAHSVRTGKSAYGTVHGVPFWDDYGADEELRIFFGGVMAVHAWQTGPVVATECDWKSSRRVLDVGGGVGALLAEVLKANPHLTGAVLDLPPVEPDATTALKEAGLSDRAAFVPGSFFDPLPTGYDTYVISRVITDWDDEDALRIMTRAAEVVGAGRLLVVEVLAGQEHAKNNSSFDLQSLALLGGRERTEDDFRALAQRAGFATATARHWDSGLLVVECGL, translated from the coding sequence ATGACCGCACAGGACGAGTTGGCGAAGATGATCGACCTCGCGACGCCGTTCGCGGTCAGGGTGGCGGTCACCCTGCACCTGCCCGAGTCGATCGACGGCGGCACCACCGGACTCGCCGATCTGGCCGCTGCCGCCGGAGCCGATCCCGACGCGCTGCGCAGGCTGCTGAACCACCTCACCTCCATCGGGTTCCTGGCCGAGCCGGAGCCCGGCACCTACGCGTTGACCGACGTGTCGCGCGTGCTCCTCGGCGAGGACCACAGCGCGGCACGGCGCTGGCTCGACAGCGAGGGGCCGGGAGCGAAGATGGACCTCGCCTTCGCGGGCATGGCGCACTCGGTGCGCACCGGCAAGTCCGCCTACGGCACCGTGCACGGCGTCCCGTTCTGGGACGACTACGGGGCCGACGAGGAGCTGCGGATCTTCTTCGGCGGGGTCATGGCGGTCCACGCGTGGCAGACCGGGCCGGTCGTGGCCACCGAGTGCGACTGGAAGTCCAGCAGGCGGGTGCTGGACGTCGGGGGTGGCGTCGGAGCGCTGCTGGCGGAGGTGCTGAAGGCGAACCCCCACCTGACCGGCGCCGTCCTGGACCTGCCTCCGGTCGAGCCGGACGCCACCACGGCGCTGAAGGAGGCCGGGCTGTCGGATCGGGCCGCGTTCGTGCCCGGCAGCTTCTTCGACCCGCTGCCCACCGGCTACGACACCTACGTGATCTCCAGGGTCATCACCGACTGGGACGACGAGGACGCGCTGCGGATCATGACCCGCGCCGCCGAGGTCGTCGGCGCGGGCAGGCTGCTGGTCGTGGAGGTGCTGGCCGGGCAGGAGCACGCGAAGAACAACTCGTCGTTCGACCTCCAGTCGCTCGCGCTGCTCGGCGGCCGGGAACGCACGGAGGACGACTTCAGGGCCCTCGCCCAGCGCGCCGGGTTCGCCACCGCCACCGCCCGCCACTGGGACAGCGGCCTGCTCGTCGTGGAGTGCGGGCTCTGA
- a CDS encoding ferredoxin reductase family protein translates to MTGPPTTTVATGARVDAGVRIGAGVVLWAGLLLVACWWVAGGGIGDLTGWTGALTSLGRLTGLVSADLLLVQVLLMARLPVLERAFGQDRLIALHRIVGFTSVNLMFGHVVLITWGYAAGELLRVPATFWDLTTDYPAMLLALAGTACLVMTAVTSVRAARARLRYESWHLLHLYAYLGVGFALPHQLWTGQEFLTSAGATAYWWSLWGAALGAVLVWRIGVPLWRNARHRLRVTAVVPEGDGVVSVHLAGRALDRFPARAGQFMLWRFLDRQGWTRGHPYSLSAAPDGRRLRITVKELGDGSRDARSIRPGTRVLFEGPFGRLTARARTRAGVVLIGAGVGVAPLRALAAGLDYGHGEAILLHRFTDRPLFADELRLFTERRGLRVVDLPGHRRSSHSWLGAGVSTDDVTALRTWVPDIADRDVYVCGPEQWAESVRRAATGAGVRPDRLHIEKFAW, encoded by the coding sequence ATGACCGGACCGCCCACGACGACGGTCGCCACGGGTGCGCGGGTCGACGCGGGTGTCCGGATCGGCGCGGGCGTCGTGCTGTGGGCCGGGTTGCTGCTGGTGGCCTGCTGGTGGGTGGCGGGCGGCGGGATCGGCGACCTCACGGGGTGGACGGGTGCGCTGACGTCGCTGGGACGGCTCACCGGGTTGGTGTCGGCCGATCTGCTGCTGGTCCAGGTGCTGCTCATGGCCCGGCTGCCCGTGCTGGAGCGGGCGTTCGGGCAGGACCGGCTCATCGCGCTGCACCGGATCGTCGGGTTCACCTCGGTCAACCTGATGTTCGGGCACGTCGTCCTCATCACGTGGGGCTACGCCGCCGGGGAACTCCTGCGCGTGCCCGCCACGTTCTGGGACCTCACCACCGACTACCCCGCGATGCTGCTGGCGCTGGCGGGCACCGCGTGCCTGGTCATGACCGCGGTCACCAGCGTCCGGGCGGCGCGGGCCAGGCTCCGCTACGAGTCGTGGCACCTGCTGCACCTCTACGCCTACCTCGGCGTCGGGTTCGCGCTGCCCCACCAGCTGTGGACGGGGCAGGAGTTCCTGACCTCCGCAGGGGCCACGGCCTACTGGTGGTCGCTGTGGGGTGCGGCCCTCGGCGCGGTGCTGGTGTGGCGGATCGGGGTTCCGCTGTGGCGCAACGCCCGGCACCGGCTGCGCGTCACCGCCGTGGTGCCCGAAGGCGACGGCGTGGTCTCGGTGCACCTCGCCGGGCGGGCGCTGGACCGGTTCCCGGCCAGGGCCGGGCAGTTCATGCTCTGGCGGTTCCTCGACCGGCAGGGCTGGACCCGCGGCCACCCGTACTCGCTGTCGGCCGCCCCCGACGGGCGCAGGCTGCGCATCACCGTCAAGGAACTGGGCGACGGCAGCCGGGACGCGCGGTCGATCCGCCCCGGCACGCGGGTCCTGTTCGAAGGCCCGTTCGGCAGGCTCACCGCACGGGCCCGCACCCGCGCGGGGGTGGTGCTGATCGGCGCGGGCGTCGGTGTCGCGCCGCTGCGCGCGCTGGCCGCGGGACTCGACTACGGCCACGGGGAGGCGATCCTGCTGCACCGGTTCACCGACCGTCCGCTCTTCGCGGACGAGTTGCGCCTGTTCACCGAGCGGCGGGGCCTGCGGGTGGTGGACCTCCCCGGCCACCGCCGGTCCTCCCACTCCTGGCTCGGCGCGGGCGTGAGCACCGACGACGTGACCGCCTTGCGGACCTGGGTGCCCGACATCGCCGACCGCGACGTGTACGTGTGCGGACCCGAGCAGTGGGCCGAGTCCGTGCGCCGCGCGGCCACCGGGGCGGGCGTGCGCCCGGATCGGCTGCACATCGAGAAGTTCGCGTGGTGA
- a CDS encoding FAD:protein FMN transferase: protein MTTRYVDHVMGMPISLVARGRHAADDRARDAWAGVMASLRRVDRVFSTYRPDSFVSRLGRGEVDLADCPAEVAEVLALGDLAERRSHGAFRVRRAGAGGEVVLDPSGVVKGWAVERAAVHLEALAETDFCLSAGGDLLCRTLDPDAPPWRIGVEDPHDPSRLVAVVPVFTGAVATSGAAHRGKHVVDARTGRPPIDVASVTVVTASLTWADIDATTAYAHDRDAASWLSGQPGRSGLVVWSDMSTTSV from the coding sequence GTGACCACCCGGTACGTCGACCACGTCATGGGGATGCCCATCAGCCTCGTGGCGCGCGGCAGGCACGCCGCCGACGACCGGGCCCGCGACGCGTGGGCCGGGGTGATGGCGTCGCTGCGCCGGGTGGACCGGGTGTTCAGCACCTACCGGCCCGACTCCTTCGTGTCCCGGCTGGGCCGGGGCGAGGTGGACCTGGCCGATTGCCCGGCCGAGGTCGCCGAAGTGCTGGCACTGGGCGACCTGGCCGAGCGGCGGTCGCACGGCGCGTTCCGGGTGCGCCGCGCCGGGGCGGGCGGCGAGGTCGTGCTCGATCCCAGCGGTGTGGTCAAGGGATGGGCGGTCGAACGCGCCGCCGTGCACCTGGAAGCCTTGGCGGAGACCGATTTCTGCCTTTCCGCGGGAGGCGACCTGCTCTGCCGGACCCTCGACCCGGACGCCCCGCCGTGGCGGATCGGCGTCGAGGACCCGCACGACCCGAGTCGCCTGGTCGCGGTCGTCCCCGTGTTCACCGGCGCGGTGGCCACCTCCGGGGCCGCCCACCGCGGCAAGCACGTCGTCGACGCCCGCACCGGCCGCCCGCCAATCGACGTCGCGTCCGTCACTGTCGTGACGGCTTCGCTGACGTGGGCCGACATCGACGCCACGACCGCCTACGCCCACGACCGCGACGCCGCGTCCTGGCTGAGCGGGCAACCCGGCCGCAGCGGCCTCGTGGTGTGGTCGGACATGTCGACCACGTCCGTCTGA
- a CDS encoding aminotransferase class I/II-fold pyridoxal phosphate-dependent enzyme, with protein sequence MPNIVHQLSLNENFAPPLPGVREAVIDAADHSHLTLDALSRELTAAIATHLGVPASDVMVGAGSGAVLQQLLDGTAGPGTEVVHASPSFWGYGPLVGNTGATPVALPLEGGYGTDVDAMAAAVTPRTRAVLLCNPNNPTGSVLSHAEVRRLLDALPPDVLVVVDEAYREFADRAEIADALALYREDPRVVVVRTFSKSHGLLGLRVGYLVAAEHVVAPLRGTAPFFRVSTVAQAAAIAALAAEEQMRAQCAAVCVERDRLRAALVDLGLAVPPSAGNYLWLPLGAESSPLVGFLAEHGVAVGEVGGLGVRVTVGTREANDAVIALVAEYTRKGFSPAAEAVVARLRGALRAEWPERDDPVLDIARYALLAPGKMLRPLLLAAAAGAVGGDVERVVPAALAVEYLHVGSLVHDDVIDGDETRRGSPSVQHRFGVSDAIVTGDALMLRTFGSVAACVERGVPEAAALEAVRAISDAGVDVCRGQALEAVMASDPSRPLADHVTVMALKTGALFRGACRAGAVLGGAGSAVVDAVTRYGEHLGLAFQMYDDLLPYLSDPSVTGKSGLSDLRNLRPTYPVLLAHETGTPEQRARVVDALSGGMTPEEAFAALRDVLDETGVVKRGVENAEAEVALAKSYLVDLPPSDYTAMLAEVADMSVDRRR encoded by the coding sequence GTGCCGAACATCGTCCACCAGCTTTCCCTCAATGAGAACTTCGCCCCTCCCCTGCCCGGAGTCCGGGAAGCGGTAATCGATGCCGCCGATCACTCCCACTTGACCCTCGACGCGCTTTCCCGCGAGCTCACCGCCGCGATCGCGACCCACCTCGGGGTCCCCGCCTCCGACGTGATGGTCGGAGCGGGCTCCGGAGCGGTGCTCCAGCAGTTGCTCGACGGGACGGCCGGGCCGGGTACCGAGGTCGTGCACGCCTCGCCGTCGTTCTGGGGGTACGGGCCGCTGGTGGGCAACACCGGCGCCACGCCGGTCGCGCTGCCGCTCGAGGGCGGTTACGGCACGGACGTCGACGCGATGGCCGCCGCGGTGACGCCGCGGACCAGGGCCGTGCTGCTGTGCAACCCGAACAACCCCACCGGGTCGGTGCTGAGCCACGCCGAGGTGCGGCGGCTGCTCGACGCGCTGCCGCCGGACGTGCTGGTGGTCGTGGACGAGGCGTACCGCGAGTTCGCCGACCGCGCCGAGATCGCCGACGCGCTGGCCCTCTACCGCGAGGATCCCCGCGTCGTGGTGGTCCGCACGTTCTCCAAGTCGCACGGACTGCTGGGCCTGCGCGTGGGCTACCTGGTGGCGGCGGAGCACGTCGTCGCGCCGCTGCGCGGCACCGCGCCGTTCTTCCGGGTCAGCACGGTCGCGCAGGCCGCGGCCATCGCCGCGCTGGCCGCCGAGGAGCAGATGCGCGCGCAGTGCGCGGCGGTCTGCGTGGAGCGCGACCGGCTGCGGGCCGCGCTGGTGGACCTCGGGCTGGCGGTGCCGCCGAGCGCGGGCAACTACCTGTGGCTCCCGCTGGGCGCCGAGAGCTCCCCACTGGTGGGGTTCCTCGCCGAGCACGGGGTCGCGGTCGGCGAGGTGGGCGGGCTGGGCGTCCGGGTGACCGTGGGGACCAGGGAGGCCAACGACGCGGTGATCGCGCTGGTCGCGGAGTACACCCGCAAGGGCTTCTCCCCCGCCGCCGAGGCGGTCGTGGCCCGGTTGCGCGGGGCGCTGCGCGCCGAGTGGCCAGAGCGCGACGACCCGGTGCTCGACATCGCCCGCTACGCGCTGCTCGCGCCGGGCAAGATGCTGCGGCCGCTGCTGCTCGCCGCCGCGGCGGGCGCGGTGGGCGGGGACGTGGAACGGGTCGTGCCCGCCGCGCTCGCGGTGGAGTACCTGCACGTCGGGTCGCTGGTGCACGACGACGTGATCGACGGCGACGAGACGCGCCGGGGCAGCCCGTCGGTGCAGCACCGCTTCGGCGTGTCCGACGCCATCGTCACCGGTGACGCGCTGATGCTGCGGACGTTCGGCTCGGTGGCGGCCTGCGTGGAACGGGGTGTGCCGGAGGCGGCCGCGCTGGAGGCGGTGCGCGCGATCTCCGACGCCGGGGTGGACGTGTGCCGCGGCCAGGCGCTGGAGGCCGTGATGGCCTCCGACCCCTCACGTCCGCTGGCGGACCACGTGACGGTGATGGCGCTCAAGACCGGGGCCCTGTTCCGCGGCGCGTGCCGGGCGGGCGCGGTGCTCGGCGGCGCGGGCTCGGCCGTGGTCGACGCGGTGACCCGGTACGGCGAACACCTCGGACTCGCGTTCCAGATGTACGACGACCTGCTGCCCTACCTGTCCGACCCGTCCGTCACCGGCAAGTCCGGGCTGAGCGACCTGCGCAACCTGCGCCCCACCTACCCGGTGCTGCTCGCCCACGAGACGGGCACGCCCGAGCAGCGCGCGCGGGTGGTGGACGCGCTCAGCGGCGGGATGACGCCGGAGGAGGCGTTCGCGGCGCTGCGGGACGTGCTCGACGAGACGGGCGTGGTGAAACGGGGGGTGGAGAACGCCGAGGCCGAGGTCGCCCTCGCCAAGTCCTACCTGGTCGACCTGCCTCCCAGCGACTACACCGCGATGCTCGCCGAGGTCGCGGACATGTCGGTCGACCGGAGGCGGTAG
- a CDS encoding FMN-binding protein yields MKRIVTWLLSTITVVVLLFGYRTSLAGPLDVVADPSVRSPTDPGTGGSADSRTVTGPSVDTRWGPVQVEVTISGGRVTAVAVPVYPDGNRKDQEINARALPILVQEAIDAQSADVDMVSGATVTSEGYVESLQAALDQAGL; encoded by the coding sequence GTGAAGCGCATCGTCACGTGGCTGCTCAGCACGATCACCGTCGTGGTGCTGCTGTTCGGCTACCGCACGTCCCTGGCGGGTCCCCTGGACGTCGTCGCCGACCCGTCCGTGCGGTCGCCGACCGATCCGGGAACGGGTGGGTCCGCCGACTCGCGCACCGTGACCGGGCCGTCGGTCGACACGCGGTGGGGCCCGGTGCAGGTGGAGGTGACCATCAGCGGGGGACGCGTCACCGCGGTCGCCGTGCCGGTTTACCCCGACGGCAACCGCAAGGACCAGGAGATCAACGCCCGCGCGCTGCCCATCCTGGTGCAGGAGGCGATCGACGCCCAGAGCGCCGACGTCGACATGGTCAGCGGCGCGACCGTGACGAGCGAGGGGTACGTGGAGTCGTTGCAGGCCGCGCTGGACCAGGCGGGCCTGTGA